One window of Vespa velutina chromosome 2, iVesVel2.1, whole genome shotgun sequence genomic DNA carries:
- the LOC124946635 gene encoding cilia- and flagella-associated protein 70 yields the protein MNTPNDESTNLNLISEEEINERNIELTIITIENIIRNEDTNVIFSVEHNSNIFGESNPIKIEAGIKEPSPVYDVNFSVQIPISLYDRTSIDRVVSTPVLISSVDKDESVTPTALDTGRTKKSRIPPKKEFKLKIIGLCNVDLMPILLGENLFIEKLVLETAQFTFDGNAVSWPNLPRLTVNIKQEKKPFFPSDLKFNFLNITVESIFNPPSSFTDKMDYTAGTFLYDDQEDPETIIYDRGKLIHGRDIEKSKCWNPLSHLQSRAKLSKYKLACNYNDIKNTLKEELKLQDIMEKNISRIQWNSMSRHILQKDDIRKFQNQISKYKYWPFQFMVRETQDDKVKAKSTQVSKIYQCYVDLSELLFPGRRKTRIASQLYTFNATDLMEKTGFEKAIFLIDTQIKEPKEKDKRGKTSTKNTSIITEVETLATEPVITETNEPVFVIIEIEIYHPLVACRLDKDFSNLIHELTTATDKKPYYPYSGDLAENQYTKCIETLIKIMTESYRDFCKETDKKSFRSVEENIKEEDSKFCYVPDELTCFIQYLYKTGIYLSIRNALKTKITLLLDQKFEMPSYTLDSSKGQNFIVTVYTYLVELMHTIVNKTIETNFWNDSTSIVSDSKRLYFYADEAYESGHIEEARKYYTTIIDKEKNDPTAWINYAIFLLTIGDKERAEECCQEAILLNNRHRIALLIYAAILMEKRYYREAEIFFRSIIDFYPRFAEGWTILNLFYIRIDYYPGIDIAIRIAKECMEDKDRDTEIDDREPIAWSMIHCPRDSIYMVTTTFLLKLHLYDLAGIALAQEMSLTGRSTYLLYYMAVQHYLLHRYDDALSHLKEAQCQYGMDYSISCLMGHCYFQEGDLEEAIKYYEFANMVFNRPDDIYLLRLRVGLCYENKKDYEKAKKVFLNACQFSPTSQSWLHAGISFYELNQLKEAEIALIEANKIDNCNPDVWGYLCLLNLSLNRYEEFAQCYRQAVKYNLKNEKLLNAIKESMEQLNYEVEIFQVT from the exons ATCTTTTCTGTGGAacataattcaaatatattcggAGAAAGTAATCCAATTAAAATCGAAGCTGGTATCAAAGAACCATCACCCGTATACGATGTTAATTTTTCTGTCCAAATTCCAATATCCCTTTACGATCGAACTAGTATTGATCGTGTAGTTTCCACTCCAGttttaa TATCAAGCGTCGACAAAGACGAAAGTGTTACACCCACTGCTTTGGATACTGGAAGGACAAAAAAATCTCGAATTCCTCCTAAAAAggaatttaaattgaaaattattggaTTATGCAATGTCGATCTTATGCCAATTTTATTAG gGGAGAAtctatttattgaaaaattagtCCTAGAAACAGCACAATTTACATTCGATGGCAATGCTGTGTCGTGGCCTAATCTTCCACGTTTAACGGTCAACATCAAGCAAGAGAAAAAAccattttttccttctgatttgaaatttaattttctaaacatCACCGtagaaagtatttttaatcCACCATCTTCGTTCACTGATAAAATGGATTACACAGCTGGTACTTTTCTTTATGATGACCAAGAA GATCCAGAAACAATAATATACGATCGTGGAAAATTGATCCATGGtcgagatatagaaaaaagtaaatgttGGAATCCTTTGTCCCATTTGCAAAGTCGCGCCAAATTGTCGAAATACAAACTAGCTTGTAATTACAACGATATAAAGAATACCCTTAAGGAGGAATTAAAATTGCAG gatataatggagaaaaatatatcgagaatACAATGGAATAGTATGAGTCGTCACATATTGCAAAAGgatgatattagaaaatttcaaaatcaaatttcCAA atataaatattggcCATTTCAATTCATGGTAAGAGAAACACAAGACGATAAGGTCAAAGCAAAGTCTACACAAGTGTCTAAGATTTATCAATGTTACGTTGATTTAAGCGAACTATTATTTCCTGGAC gAAGAAAAACTCGAATTGCATCGCAATTATATACCTTTAATGCAACTGACCTTATGGAAAAAACAGGATTTGAGAAAgctatttttttaatagacaCTCAAATAAAAGAgcccaaagaaaaagataaacggGGGAAAACTTCGACGAAA aatacatcgataataacagaagTGGAAACACTTGCGACTGAACCAGTTATTACAGAGACCAATGAACCCGTATTTGTTATAATCGAGATTGAAATTTATCATCCACTTGTTGCTTGTCGATTagataaagatttttctaattt GATCCATGAATTGACAACAGCAACAGATAAAAAACCATATTATCCATATTCCGGAGATTTGGCTGAGAATCAATATACGAAATGCATCGAAactttgattaaaattatgaCAGAAAGTTATAGa GATTTTTGTAAAGAAACAGATAAGAAATCATTTCGTTCTGTCGAAGAGAATATCAAAGAAGAAGATTCGAAATTTTGTTACGTACCG GACGAATTAACATGTTTCATTCAGTACTTATATAAAACCggaatttatttatccataCGTAATGCATTAAAGACGAAGATTACTTTACTTTTGGATCAGAAATTTGAAATGCCCTCGTATACTTTAGATTCCTCTAAGGGACAG aattttatagTGACCGTGTATACTTATTTGGTCGAACTTATGCACACGATCGTTAACAAAACAATCGAAACAAATTTCTGGAATGATTCAACATCGATCGTTTCTGATTCAAAGAGATTATATTTCTATGCCGATGAAGCTTATGAATCAGGTCACATTGAAGAagcaagaaaatattatactacT attatcgataaagaaaaaaatgatcctACTGCGTGGATCAATtatgcaatatttttattaacgataggAGATAAAGAACGTGCCGAGGAATGTTGCCAAGAAGCGATACTATTAAATAATCGTCACAGAATTGC GCTATTAATCTATGCGGcaattttaatggaaaaaagatattatcgagaagctgaaatttttttccgtagtattattgatttttatccaCGATTTGCCGAAGGATggacgatattaaatttattttacattcgtatcgattattatccag gAATAGACATTGCGATTCGAATAGCGAAGGAATGCATGGAAGACAAAGATCGAGATACAGAGATCGATGATCGAGAACCTATTGCATGGTCGATGATCCATTGTCCACGAGACAGTATATACATGGTGACAACGACGTTCTTGCTTAAATTACATCTCTACGAT CTGGCAGGTATAGCATTGGCACAAGAAATGTCCCTGACAGGTAGAtcaacatatttattatattatatggcAGTGCAACATTATCTCTTACACAGATACGACGATGCTTTATCTCATTTGAAGGAAGCCCAATGTCAATATGGAATG GATTATTCGATAAGTTGTCTGATGGGACATTGTTATTTCCAAGAAGGTGATCTCGAAGAAGCCATAAAGTATTATGAATTTGCTAATATGGTCTTTAACAGACCAGatgatatttatcttttgCGATTAAG gGTTGGACTATGTTATGAAAATAAGAAGGATTatgaaaaagcaaagaaagtatttttaaatgcCTGTCAATTTTCACCAACGAGTCAAAGCTGGCTTCATGCTggaatttcattttatgaa CTGAACCAATTAAAAGAAGCTGAAATAGCTTTGATAGAAGCAAACAAGATTGATAATTGCAATCCAGATGTTTGGGGATATTTGTGCTTATTGAATCTTTCTCTTAACCGATATGAAGAATTTGCACAATGTTATAGACAAGCTGTCAag TATAAccttaaaaatgaaaaattattgaatgcGATAAAAGAATCTATGGAACAGTTGAATTATGAAGtagaaatttttcaagttACCTAA
- the LOC124947142 gene encoding dentin sialophosphoprotein-like isoform X1: MAFSELEERISKIRQQNEEIKRRHEEVEEDKKNAAKLNALVQMVPSTDWPERKEPPEYSNLPKVTHKQKSATKEQLEHGQQHHPNDRRKGEGPPPDPKYNFLADAEREEYSVPNQKDNTGNKNHNRSIWGNFKKRGMGREGQQRGRTYHGAHRDEHKPEYEAWRKERNRIDEDRISRQKTAEGNWRREWDNDKAHLVNEISKAEGKITVGDFTKKDGRYSDGSGYAGHSRGAYHKSYRGSPRNFHNNHDYHHMNSYDQHNHDMSSMSLSVDERTVVATDKSIKVTLNQSNMTKGPLMSVKVNSPSIAGTGRVGLRQRTRVTYSSHSDMDTNTYESGSFSRQKSFEDKTKGNHYNNMQRTPSLRRPQSQKKKENGAKSPFLQRKEFRKEISSANSSKHYENGSQQNFVRKEYKDSQKFHYPPKSPRASHKNMKISKNESVNVTNDSSIKDEKKVIVKIENDTSIESQKVNIESSNEIRDDAGSSAVVEKESKSDTEEYNDVILNNSECSPCKEETTNEKNTDSQIKQEDQDHNVNVISLTNQNSVSIFEDKQYTNEETNEDNSIVSSQDINKDVNKNANDEKNEIDNAITIIDNAITNSCNSDNNTNTLDIGPDINRVDTKIDLVVQDNVSNTSDEKTKESPENNSNQSDKQNDIVAMSCEKVSEIIVETCSETLPVTDTSVLAVEEYDVIHHNNEVPVESINNINDKNIIKNSEDTSLICIDKTSSNPAGITKDNNETSEEVIEKKELQTETVESVAEDKGIESEVTQDNSEN; encoded by the exons ATGGCATTTAGTGAGCTCGAAGAAAGAATTAGTAAAATCCGAcaacaaaatgaagaaattaaaaggagACATGAG GAAGtagaggaagataaaaaaaatgctgCTAAGCTAAATGCTTTGGTACAAATGGTACCGTCAACAGATTGGCCAGAAAGGAAAGAGCCACCGGAATATTCAAATCTCCCCAAAGTAACCCATAAACAAAAATCTGCTACAAAGGAACAATTGGAACATGGTCAACAGCATCATCCTAATGACAGAAGAAAA ggtGAAGGACCACCACCTGACCCTAAATATAATTTCCTTGCTGATgctgaaagagaagaatatagTGTACCAAATCAGAAAGACAATActggaaataaaaatcataatagaTCAATATGGGgcaattttaaaaaaagaggaatggGAAGAGAAGGACAACAAAGg GGTAGGACATATCATGGAGCGCATAGAGACGAGCATAAGCCGGAGTACGAAGCAtggcgaaaagaaagaaatcgcaTCGATGAAGATCGTATTAGTAGACAGAAAACTGCTGAGGGTAACTGGCGGAGAGAATGGGATAATGATAAA GCTCATTTAGTGAATGAAATCTCAAAAGCAGAAGGAAAGATTACCGTAGgagattttacaaaaaaagatgGGAGATATTCGGAcg GGAGCGGATATGCAGGCCATAGTCGTGGTGCTTATCATAAATCCTATCGAGGATCTCCtagaaattttcataataatcatgattatCATCATATGAATTCATATGATCAACATAATCATGACATGTCTTCCATGTCTCTTTCTGTAGATGAACGAACTGTTGTTGCGACAGATAAAAGCATTAAGGTAACATTAAACCAAAGCAATATGACAAAGGGTCCTCTTATGAGCGTTAAAg tcaatTCACCAAGTATAGCTGGTACAGGAAGAGTTGGTCTACGGCAAAGAACTCGTGTTACATACAGCAGTCATTCTGACATGGATACGAATACGTACGAAAGTGGATCATTTTCACGACAAAAATCATTCGAAGATAAAACTAAAGGAAATCATTATAACAACATGCAAAGGACTCCTAGTTTAAGAAGGCCTCAatcgcaaaaaaagaaagaaaatggtgcGAAATCTCCCTTTTTGCAACGAAAGGAATTCAGAAAAGAGATTTCATCTGCGAATTCATCTAAACATTATGAAAATGGATCACAACAAAATTTTGTACGAAAAGAATACAAGGATTCGCAAAAGTTTCATTATCCACCGAAATCACCAAGGGCATCgcataaaaatatgaaaatatcgaaaaacgaATCTGTTAATGTGACGAACGACAGTTCGAtcaaagatgagaaaaaggtAATAGTAAAGATAGAAAACGATACCTCGATTGAATCgcaaaaagtaaatatagaaTCTTCGAACGAAATAAGAGATGACGCCGGAAGCTCAGCTGTCGTtgaaaaagaatcaaagagTGACACCGAAGAGTATAATGATGTTATCTTGAACAATTCTGAATGTTCACCttgtaaagaagaaacgacgaaTGAAAAGAACACAGATTCACAGATAAAACAAGAAGATCAAGATCATAACGTAAATGTCATTTCTCTTACTAACCAAAATAGCGttagtattttcgaagataaacAATAcacaaacgaagaaacgaacgaagatAATTCAATCGTTTCGTCGcaagatattaataaagatgttaataaaaatgcaaacgacgaaaagaatgaaattgatAACGCGATTACAATTATAGATAATGCAATTACAAATAGTTGTAATTCTGACAATAATACGAATACTCTTGATATCGGTCCTGATATCAATCGAGTAGATACGAAAATTGATTTGGTGGTTCAAGATAACGTGTCTAACACGAGTgacgaaaaaacgaaagaatcaCCCGAGAATAATTCGAATCAAAGtgataaacaaaatgatattGTTGCAATGTCTTGTGAAAAAGTATCTGAGATTATTGTAGAAACTTGTTCTGAAACATTGCCTGTTACTGACACATCTGTGTTGGCTGTTGAAGAGTATGATGTTATCCATCATAATAATGAAGTTCCAGTtgaatctataaataatataaatgataaaaatattattaaaaattctgaaGATACATCGCTAATATGCATTGATAAGACATCGTCCAATCCAGCTGGCATAACAAAAGATAACAATGAAACATCTGAGgaagtaatagaaaaaaaagaattgcaaACTGAAACTGTTGAATCAGTTGCAGAGGATAAAGGCATTGAAAGTGAGGTTACGCAAGATAATTctgaaaattaa
- the LOC124947142 gene encoding dentin sialophosphoprotein-like isoform X2: MAFSELEERISKIRQQNEEIKRRHEEVEEDKKNAAKLNALVQMVPSTDWPERKEPPEYSNLPKVTHKQKSATKEQLEHGQQHHPNDRRKGEGPPPDPKYNFLADAEREEYSVPNQKDNTGNKNHNRSIWGNFKKRGMGREGQQRGRTYHGAHRDEHKPEYEAWRKERNRIDEDRISRQKTAEGNWRREWDNDKAHLVNEISKAEGKITVGDFTKKDGRYSDDERTVVATDKSIKVTLNQSNMTKGPLMSVKVNSPSIAGTGRVGLRQRTRVTYSSHSDMDTNTYESGSFSRQKSFEDKTKGNHYNNMQRTPSLRRPQSQKKKENGAKSPFLQRKEFRKEISSANSSKHYENGSQQNFVRKEYKDSQKFHYPPKSPRASHKNMKISKNESVNVTNDSSIKDEKKVIVKIENDTSIESQKVNIESSNEIRDDAGSSAVVEKESKSDTEEYNDVILNNSECSPCKEETTNEKNTDSQIKQEDQDHNVNVISLTNQNSVSIFEDKQYTNEETNEDNSIVSSQDINKDVNKNANDEKNEIDNAITIIDNAITNSCNSDNNTNTLDIGPDINRVDTKIDLVVQDNVSNTSDEKTKESPENNSNQSDKQNDIVAMSCEKVSEIIVETCSETLPVTDTSVLAVEEYDVIHHNNEVPVESINNINDKNIIKNSEDTSLICIDKTSSNPAGITKDNNETSEEVIEKKELQTETVESVAEDKGIESEVTQDNSEN, encoded by the exons ATGGCATTTAGTGAGCTCGAAGAAAGAATTAGTAAAATCCGAcaacaaaatgaagaaattaaaaggagACATGAG GAAGtagaggaagataaaaaaaatgctgCTAAGCTAAATGCTTTGGTACAAATGGTACCGTCAACAGATTGGCCAGAAAGGAAAGAGCCACCGGAATATTCAAATCTCCCCAAAGTAACCCATAAACAAAAATCTGCTACAAAGGAACAATTGGAACATGGTCAACAGCATCATCCTAATGACAGAAGAAAA ggtGAAGGACCACCACCTGACCCTAAATATAATTTCCTTGCTGATgctgaaagagaagaatatagTGTACCAAATCAGAAAGACAATActggaaataaaaatcataatagaTCAATATGGGgcaattttaaaaaaagaggaatggGAAGAGAAGGACAACAAAGg GGTAGGACATATCATGGAGCGCATAGAGACGAGCATAAGCCGGAGTACGAAGCAtggcgaaaagaaagaaatcgcaTCGATGAAGATCGTATTAGTAGACAGAAAACTGCTGAGGGTAACTGGCGGAGAGAATGGGATAATGATAAA GCTCATTTAGTGAATGAAATCTCAAAAGCAGAAGGAAAGATTACCGTAGgagattttacaaaaaaagatgGGAGATATTCGGAcg ATGAACGAACTGTTGTTGCGACAGATAAAAGCATTAAGGTAACATTAAACCAAAGCAATATGACAAAGGGTCCTCTTATGAGCGTTAAAg tcaatTCACCAAGTATAGCTGGTACAGGAAGAGTTGGTCTACGGCAAAGAACTCGTGTTACATACAGCAGTCATTCTGACATGGATACGAATACGTACGAAAGTGGATCATTTTCACGACAAAAATCATTCGAAGATAAAACTAAAGGAAATCATTATAACAACATGCAAAGGACTCCTAGTTTAAGAAGGCCTCAatcgcaaaaaaagaaagaaaatggtgcGAAATCTCCCTTTTTGCAACGAAAGGAATTCAGAAAAGAGATTTCATCTGCGAATTCATCTAAACATTATGAAAATGGATCACAACAAAATTTTGTACGAAAAGAATACAAGGATTCGCAAAAGTTTCATTATCCACCGAAATCACCAAGGGCATCgcataaaaatatgaaaatatcgaaaaacgaATCTGTTAATGTGACGAACGACAGTTCGAtcaaagatgagaaaaaggtAATAGTAAAGATAGAAAACGATACCTCGATTGAATCgcaaaaagtaaatatagaaTCTTCGAACGAAATAAGAGATGACGCCGGAAGCTCAGCTGTCGTtgaaaaagaatcaaagagTGACACCGAAGAGTATAATGATGTTATCTTGAACAATTCTGAATGTTCACCttgtaaagaagaaacgacgaaTGAAAAGAACACAGATTCACAGATAAAACAAGAAGATCAAGATCATAACGTAAATGTCATTTCTCTTACTAACCAAAATAGCGttagtattttcgaagataaacAATAcacaaacgaagaaacgaacgaagatAATTCAATCGTTTCGTCGcaagatattaataaagatgttaataaaaatgcaaacgacgaaaagaatgaaattgatAACGCGATTACAATTATAGATAATGCAATTACAAATAGTTGTAATTCTGACAATAATACGAATACTCTTGATATCGGTCCTGATATCAATCGAGTAGATACGAAAATTGATTTGGTGGTTCAAGATAACGTGTCTAACACGAGTgacgaaaaaacgaaagaatcaCCCGAGAATAATTCGAATCAAAGtgataaacaaaatgatattGTTGCAATGTCTTGTGAAAAAGTATCTGAGATTATTGTAGAAACTTGTTCTGAAACATTGCCTGTTACTGACACATCTGTGTTGGCTGTTGAAGAGTATGATGTTATCCATCATAATAATGAAGTTCCAGTtgaatctataaataatataaatgataaaaatattattaaaaattctgaaGATACATCGCTAATATGCATTGATAAGACATCGTCCAATCCAGCTGGCATAACAAAAGATAACAATGAAACATCTGAGgaagtaatagaaaaaaaagaattgcaaACTGAAACTGTTGAATCAGTTGCAGAGGATAAAGGCATTGAAAGTGAGGTTACGCAAGATAATTctgaaaattaa
- the LOC124946644 gene encoding uncharacterized protein LOC124946644, which produces MREKETEDEDTRRKKLAMLLTADNMEDESQMDLALHGELAGKIVENIFEQVQRNEALKVALVSFQLIFEKTGPIILWKQIKHTEKTMKKVMELLGRLVLDEVQRKTCAALPPDMRQFLEWMLEVNGQKESQEQVKKIQKKKKTPLLPLVHDKETTEHPSDDKILFPKTSDQETDKDVNELHKKVRILQNLINEYNALSAKEKIKVQTVHDYLVRQLNSLLHYIEVKEKSEKNKIGTKTVPGRRNAEFILRYQSASPNFEFDRNLTLFKNENAPGFWKLDNASFALDIERKKRRPVRSSNYSFNKKRRKKKRKKRKRKRRRRNERRSYDKNETPEYRKLAHHAAMIRQKRGDNLEDEWDQFDFKYEQPEIYKSMNILNDQDGKIRDGRSTNLKEKKIILERDNVTVANLYRNNYDDLPVKGKNRAEDEMILLNKREAWKKQNEIQLEEVAFGKDMRNRLREEEQFKRLAGIKGKKMVNDDKPREKRENNKIEKIEKDKKTFIRSNLNNVTLNINTTVVSNYELTTAHSSPNFIDNNKIITLKKSNDTRENEIKLKMMERGINVYADDKNETSRTTEPEKRKKKKD; this is translated from the exons atgagagagaaggagacggAGGATGAGGATACCCGTAGAAAGAAGCTCGCTATGCTCCTGACAGCTGACAACATGGAAGATGAATCTCAAATGGATTTGGCTCTTCATGGAGAATTGGCTGGAAAAATCGTCGAAAACATTTTCGAACAA GTGCAAAGGAACGAGGCCCTTAAAGTGGCTCTAG tctcttttcaattaatcTTCGAAAAAACTGGACCGATTATTCTTTGGAAACAGATAAAACATACCGAGAAGACGATGAAGAAAGTTATGGAACTTCTTGGTCGACTTGTGTTGGACGAAGTCCAAAGGAAAACTTGCGCGGCATTACCACCGGACATGCGACAATTTTTAGAGTGGATGTTGGAAGTCAACGGGCAGAAAGAATCGCAggaacaagtaaaaaaaatacaaaagaaaaaaaaa ACACCTTTATTACCATTGGTACACGATAAAGAAACGACCGAACATCCGTCGGACGACAAAATACTTTTTCCCAAAACTTCCGATCAAGAAACTGATAAGGACGTCAACGAACTCCACAAGAAGGTTCGAATATTGCAGAATCTTATAAACGAGTACAACGCTTTATCCGCCAAGGAGAAGATAAAGGTCCAAACTGTTCACGATTATCTC GTCAGACAATTAAATTCCCTTTTACATTATATCGAGGTGAAGGAAAAAtcggagaaaaataaaattggcaCTAAGACGGTACCGGGTAGACGTAACGCAGAATTTATTCTTCGTTATCAGAGTGCCTCGCCAAATTTTGAATTCGACAGAAATCTCACTTTGTTCAAAAACGAGAACGCACCTGGCTTTTGGAAACTCGACAATGCCAGTTTTGCGTTGGACattgaaaggaagaaacgtcGGCCCGTTCGAAGTtccaattattcttttaataaaaaacgaCGGAAGAAGAAACGTAAGAAACGTAAACGTAAGCGTCGTAGgcgaaatgaaagaagaagctacgataagaacgaaacGCCGGAGTATCGAAAACTTGCACATCATGCTGCTATGATAAGACAAAAACGTGGAGATAATTTGGAGGATGAATGGGATCAATTTGATTTCAAATACGAACAGCCAGAGATCTATAAATCTATGAATATTTTGAACGACCAGGACGG GAAAATAAGAGACGGACGATCGACCAatctaaaggaaaagaaaataatcctaGAAAGAGACAATGTCACCGTAGCTAatctttatagaaataattacgatgattTACCGGTGAAAGGTAAAAATCGTGCCGAGGACGAGATGATACTTCTTAATAAACGCGAAGCATGGAAAAAGCAAAATGAGATACAGCTCGAAGAGGTGGCTTTCGGTAAGGATATGCGAAACAGACTTAGAGAGGAGGAACAATTCAAGAGATTGGCGGGAATTAAAGGGAAGAAGATGGTGAACGATGATAAGCCAAGGGAAAAGcgagaaaacaataaaatagaaaagatcgagaaggataaaaagacaTTTATCCGATCGAATTTAAATAACGTCACGTTAAATATTAACACTACTGTTGTTTCCAATTACGAATTAACGACCGCTCACTCGTCtccaaattttattgataataacaaaataattacgttgaaaaaatcaaacgatacgagggaaaatgaaataaaattaaagatgaTGGAACGTGGGATAAACGTTTATGCcgatgataaaaatgagaCGTCGCGGACCACAGAAccggagaaaaggaaaaagaaaaaagattga
- the LOC124947312 gene encoding uncharacterized protein PF3D7_1120000-like has product MYVVTLDIKYYSSGGVLYKINVLSQVVETINDSRSKSSGVLRSGLSKRKTAPETDSGSPYENGKYHDSMNELEENVPSIDGDKRSLLESKDMHESFVEPMDRIDDFDDDIKVRLGRGLKTISDDSIKNETSDNSTNVSSINNENLTTIMNIVKIPTNYEINIINSSYYTRDINDNSNETIKKNEKKRSSNESHSIVNSVKIGSSRRPRLEPLANRNASRVKREGNSYSLNYDKGNPYDTYYSQSNDITKDLYTIDPYKYKENDNTHLKYNDLNDLYKQNEDDSNGSKINDKKKNKNKRKRNKKRKRKRKKNKNKKDNRRWKKKRKKKKKKKKNSNWKVAKKRVRNLNKDDRFEFLGDTKRRRKLSKRRPYANFRDVAWKKERRRRRKKKNMAGKKGKKEVEKIEMMRNRETGEAKGIRRNSHADIIAGANVIQQESVNDQNMAR; this is encoded by the exons atgtacgtagttACATTagacattaaatattattcctcTGGCGGGGtactttacaaaataaatgttttatcgcAGGTAGTGGAAACTATAAATGATTCACGTTCCAAATCAAGCGGAGTGCTTCGATCGGGGTTATCCAAGCGAAAAACTGCGCCCGAGACCGATTCAGGTTCGCCTTATGAAAATGGAAAGTACCACGATTCCATGAACGAACTAGAAGAGAACGTTCCAAGTATCGACGGTGATAAACGCTCGCTACTCGAGTCTAAAGATATGCACGAATCTTTCGTAGAGCCTATGGATCGTATCGATGATTTCGACGACGACATTAAAGTTAGATTGGGAAGAGGCCTGAAAACGATCAGCGATGATTCAATAAAAAACGAAACCTCCGACAATTCGACTAATGTTTCctctataaataatgaaaatctaaCAACGATTATGAACATTGTAAAAATACCTAcgaattacgaaataaatataattaattcgtcGTATTATACCCGagatatcaatgataattctaacgaaacgataaaaaaaaatgaaaaaaaaagatcgagcaACGAAAGTCATTCGATCGTGAATAGCGTTAAAATTGGATCTAGTAGACGTCCTCGATTGGAACCATTGGCCAATAGAAATGCATCGAGAGTGAAACGAGAAGGAAATTCTTACTCGTTAAATTACGACAAAGGAAATCCTTACGATACGTATTATTCACAATCGAACGATATCACGAAGGATCTTTACACGATTGATCCttacaaatataaagaaaacgataatacgCATTTGAAATATAACGACTTGAACGATCTTTATAAACAGAACGAGGATGATTCGAACGGTAGtaagattaatgataaaaaaaagaataagaataaaaggaaacgaaacaagaagagaaagaggaagagaaagaagaataagaataagaaggataataggagatggaagaagaagaggaagaagaaaaagaagaagaagaaaaattccaaTTGGAAAGTGGCCAAGAAACGTGTTAGAAATTTGAACAAAGACGATAGATTCGAGTTTCTCGGAGATacgaaaaggaggaggaaactTTCGAAACGTCGTCCATACGCGAATTTTCGCGACGTCGCATGGAAGAAGGAACGACGCcgtcgaagaaagaagaaaaatatggccgggaagaagggaaaaaaggaagtggAGAAGATCGAAATGATGAGAAATCGTGAGACGGGTGAGGCGAAGGGAATCCGAAGGAATTCTCATGCCGATATCATAGCTGGCGCTAACGTGATTCAACAGGAGAGTGTGAACGATCAAAAC ATGGCCCGATAA